Proteins encoded in a region of the Gallalistipes aquisgranensis genome:
- a CDS encoding heparinase II/III domain-containing protein — protein MKYLFCLCWVWAVLSACTRKESSIEVLEGHPRLLMLAGEERTIREKIAANPFLGQVHDHILASCEEWLDQPDPVRRIEGDVLLGQSRKIFRQVYFLSYAWRMTGEERYARRAERIMLAAARFEDWHPSHFLDAAEMTMALAIGYDWLYDRLSDSSRRTIRAAILEKGIAESFPETATDKRNCSWLKKKNNWNAVCNTGMAFGALATWEDNPGLSERVVCRAVKLVRDVALREYLPDGNYPEGYTYWNYGTGFAVMLIDALEKAVGSSFGMTGNEGFMRSPYYMLHMTTQNLDCFRYADCNLKGVEFSLPVFWFARRTGDKTMLWREMDKIDYMNGQGEQDHMLGVRYLPSLMLWAPDDLTRGEAPSETVFVGQGRVPVALLRNRWGGDNEIFLGLKGGLCEINHAHMDIGSFVMSVGRTDWVVDMGAQGYHTVLEHGIALGDRSQYSSRWEPFRWSPRSHNIMMFSDSLQRVRPVARIDRHGEKAGFIHAVTDLSRIDSAAVRSHLRGVAIADDAYVVVRDEVVNSDRTTPLRWAILTPSEVTLTGPNSALLVQGGERLRVVVEGEGVSMAVWPTTPPPHFYDEPEPGTVMVGFTATLTPSQKASYTVYLVPEKAWTVFEPSAGPLETW, from the coding sequence ATGAAATACCTCTTTTGTCTATGTTGGGTCTGGGCAGTGCTTTCGGCCTGTACGAGGAAAGAATCGTCCATAGAGGTCCTGGAAGGGCATCCCCGTCTGCTGATGCTGGCCGGGGAGGAGCGGACGATCCGGGAGAAGATCGCCGCCAATCCGTTCCTGGGCCAGGTGCACGATCATATTCTCGCTTCGTGCGAGGAGTGGCTCGACCAGCCCGATCCGGTGCGCCGGATCGAGGGCGACGTGCTGTTGGGCCAGTCCCGCAAGATTTTCCGGCAGGTCTATTTCCTCTCCTATGCGTGGCGCATGACGGGAGAGGAGCGGTATGCCCGCCGGGCCGAACGGATCATGCTGGCTGCCGCCCGGTTCGAGGACTGGCATCCTTCGCATTTTCTGGATGCCGCCGAAATGACGATGGCGCTGGCCATCGGGTACGATTGGCTCTACGACCGGCTGTCCGACTCTTCGCGCAGGACGATTCGTGCGGCCATACTCGAAAAGGGAATCGCAGAGTCGTTTCCAGAGACGGCGACGGATAAACGGAACTGTTCGTGGCTCAAAAAGAAAAACAACTGGAATGCCGTCTGCAATACGGGAATGGCCTTCGGGGCCCTTGCCACGTGGGAGGACAATCCCGGACTGTCGGAGAGGGTCGTCTGCCGGGCCGTGAAACTGGTGAGGGACGTGGCGCTGAGGGAGTATCTGCCGGACGGAAACTATCCGGAAGGATACACCTATTGGAATTACGGTACGGGATTCGCGGTCATGCTGATCGACGCGCTCGAAAAGGCTGTGGGCTCGTCGTTCGGCATGACCGGGAACGAGGGTTTCATGCGCTCACCCTACTATATGCTGCATATGACGACGCAGAATCTCGACTGTTTCCGGTACGCCGACTGTAATCTGAAAGGGGTGGAGTTCTCCCTGCCCGTCTTCTGGTTCGCCCGCCGCACGGGAGACAAGACGATGCTGTGGCGTGAGATGGACAAGATCGACTACATGAACGGGCAGGGAGAGCAGGATCACATGCTGGGCGTGCGTTACCTGCCTTCGCTGATGCTTTGGGCTCCGGACGACCTGACCCGGGGAGAGGCTCCGTCGGAGACCGTGTTCGTTGGACAGGGGCGTGTCCCCGTGGCGCTGTTGCGCAATCGCTGGGGCGGCGACAATGAGATATTTCTCGGGCTCAAGGGCGGTCTGTGCGAGATCAATCACGCCCACATGGACATCGGCAGTTTCGTTATGTCTGTGGGCCGGACCGACTGGGTGGTCGACATGGGGGCCCAGGGATACCATACGGTGCTGGAACATGGAATCGCGCTGGGCGACCGCAGTCAGTACTCTTCCCGCTGGGAACCTTTCCGGTGGAGTCCCCGGTCGCACAATATCATGATGTTTTCCGATTCGCTGCAACGGGTCCGGCCCGTCGCACGGATCGACCGGCATGGCGAAAAGGCCGGTTTCATCCATGCCGTGACCGATCTTTCCCGGATCGACAGTGCGGCGGTCCGCTCCCATCTTCGGGGTGTGGCCATCGCGGACGATGCCTATGTAGTGGTCCGGGACGAGGTGGTCAATTCGGATCGGACGACCCCGTTGCGCTGGGCCATACTCACGCCTTCCGAGGTGACGCTCACGGGTCCGAATTCGGCGCTTTTGGTCCAGGGAGGCGAGAGACTCCGGGTAGTCGTCGAGGGGGAAGGTGTGTCCATGGCCGTGTGGCCGACCACTCCGCCTCCCCATTTCTATGACGAACCTGAGCCGGGAACCGTCATGGTGGGATTCACCGCCACGCTGACTCCTTCACAAAAAGCCTCCTATACCGTCTACCTTGTGCCGGAAAAGGCCTGGACTGTTTTCGAACCCTCGGCGGGACCGCTGGAGACCTGGTGA
- a CDS encoding GH39 family glycosyl hydrolase has translation MNALCKIWSVLSLAFPLAVWGEPAVTERPTAAFSVDCGEVAGDNHGFWKAIGYDFLFKIVNEPEGAEFLDRARKNNSVRYFRTHYTFSDHTVVEKRAGGNVCGRVIRRGTDGKISYDFSLVNRTFREYVKRGMKPIVEFDYYPDGYSASTQASRNDESLEARTGAPADWGQWQELLDAFMKNLMEEFGAEEMRTWYFEVWNEPDGWSYEEVPDFFRLYDVFAHTVKSCDPGFRVGGPACYNLYFMKAFLDHVVYGTNYVTGETGSPVDFLSFHIYGLSGSWLDPAPEIVPVVSKFTADMLWLQRLTKRYPGIGGVEIHLNEWGLCSHGDSKFVDRFPQLEYRNSEVSALFMVKLVDCLYRIEDRFGFRTELMLYWGAWYNAATGPLFMGSRDLMTTGNVPKPILTAYEMLARLGPDRLKVGGPKPGGRYGVLAARSGKEVQLLAYNFQETDDDLRRTDLFAIDLSGLADGNYLVKAYRMDRTHHNTFRAWERMGRPVADREVVAALRREGDLVPEPFTVRVRDGRAEIEEALPRHSMCLYEISPE, from the coding sequence ATGAATGCGTTGTGTAAAATATGGTCGGTCCTTTCACTGGCGTTTCCGCTGGCCGTGTGGGGAGAGCCGGCCGTTACCGAACGGCCGACCGCAGCTTTTTCGGTGGATTGCGGAGAGGTGGCGGGCGACAACCACGGATTCTGGAAAGCCATCGGCTACGATTTCCTGTTCAAGATCGTCAACGAACCGGAGGGAGCCGAGTTTCTGGACCGGGCACGGAAAAACAATTCCGTGCGTTATTTCCGTACCCACTATACGTTCAGCGACCATACCGTGGTCGAGAAGCGGGCCGGAGGAAATGTATGCGGCCGTGTGATACGCCGGGGAACCGATGGTAAGATATCCTATGACTTTTCGCTCGTCAACCGGACGTTCCGGGAGTATGTGAAACGCGGTATGAAACCGATCGTCGAGTTCGACTACTATCCGGACGGTTATTCGGCTTCGACACAGGCCTCCCGGAACGACGAGTCGCTCGAGGCGAGGACAGGAGCTCCCGCTGACTGGGGTCAGTGGCAGGAGTTGCTCGATGCCTTCATGAAAAACCTGATGGAAGAGTTCGGGGCGGAGGAGATGCGTACATGGTATTTCGAGGTGTGGAACGAACCGGACGGTTGGTCGTACGAGGAGGTGCCCGATTTTTTCCGGCTCTACGACGTTTTCGCCCATACGGTCAAGTCCTGCGATCCCGGATTCCGGGTGGGAGGCCCCGCTTGTTATAACCTCTATTTCATGAAGGCGTTTCTCGACCATGTCGTCTATGGAACCAATTACGTGACGGGAGAGACCGGCTCTCCGGTCGATTTTCTCTCCTTCCATATTTACGGACTGTCGGGTTCGTGGCTCGATCCCGCGCCGGAGATCGTTCCCGTAGTTTCCAAATTCACGGCCGACATGCTGTGGCTCCAGCGGCTGACCAAGCGTTATCCCGGTATCGGTGGGGTCGAGATACACCTGAACGAATGGGGGCTCTGTTCCCACGGCGACAGCAAATTCGTGGACCGTTTTCCTCAACTCGAATACCGGAATAGCGAGGTTTCGGCCCTGTTCATGGTCAAGCTGGTCGATTGTCTCTACCGCATTGAGGATCGGTTCGGTTTCCGGACGGAACTGATGCTCTACTGGGGGGCGTGGTACAATGCTGCGACCGGTCCTCTGTTTATGGGATCGCGCGACTTGATGACTACGGGAAACGTGCCCAAACCGATCCTCACCGCCTATGAGATGCTTGCCCGGCTCGGACCGGACCGGTTGAAAGTCGGTGGACCGAAGCCGGGCGGCCGTTACGGGGTGCTCGCCGCCCGGAGCGGGAAGGAAGTGCAGTTGCTGGCCTACAATTTTCAGGAGACGGACGACGATCTGCGGCGAACGGACCTGTTTGCGATCGATCTGTCCGGTCTGGCGGACGGTAATTATCTCGTGAAGGCCTATCGTATGGACCGTACGCATCACAACACATTCCGGGCCTGGGAGAGGATGGGCCGGCCGGTTGCGGATCGGGAGGTCGTGGCCGCACTGCGTCGGGAAGGCGATCTCGTGCCGGAGCCGTTCACGGTCCGGGTGCGGGACGGCCGGGCCGAAATAGAGGAAGCATTGCCCCGACATTCGATGTGTCTGTATGAAATCTCTCCGGAATAG
- a CDS encoding metallophosphoesterase yields the protein MSVLTAMAVLWLGNYAQAQLPSLPPGNLNFIVLSDMGTTPDKQVAAAAVAENVARMVAGNRMDFIAVAGDAIHGNGVQSVDDPEWTTRFENLFSASALHTLPWYTVAGNHEYKGSVPALAEYSHRSPRWNAPSRYFAFERSLGYGNPPCLFVFLDTTPLMDSYRKDPRRKGILEQSLEGQLNWLDSVLTTSRAGWKIVIGHHPVYAFTAKNVNERLDMEKRVGTLVEKHGADLYICGHIHSFQFIRPEGCKANYVVNPSAHTSRPVEPTDGTLACENAPGFTVYSVSKDTLDFYFVDDKGKVGYTTKIGK from the coding sequence GTGTCCGTTTTGACGGCCATGGCTGTGTTGTGGCTCGGGAATTATGCACAGGCACAGTTGCCGTCGCTTCCTCCCGGGAATTTGAATTTTATCGTACTGAGCGATATGGGAACCACTCCGGATAAGCAGGTCGCTGCTGCGGCCGTCGCGGAAAATGTGGCCCGTATGGTTGCGGGTAACCGCATGGATTTCATTGCCGTTGCGGGCGATGCGATTCACGGCAACGGAGTACAGAGTGTGGATGATCCCGAGTGGACGACACGTTTCGAGAACCTGTTTTCGGCGTCGGCGCTGCACACTCTGCCATGGTATACGGTGGCGGGCAACCACGAATACAAGGGAAGCGTCCCTGCCCTGGCGGAGTATTCGCACAGGAGTCCCCGATGGAATGCCCCGTCGCGCTATTTCGCGTTCGAGCGGAGCCTCGGTTACGGCAATCCGCCTTGCCTGTTCGTTTTTCTCGATACGACACCCCTTATGGACAGTTACCGGAAGGACCCGCGGCGCAAAGGAATTCTCGAGCAGAGCCTGGAGGGCCAGTTGAATTGGCTCGACTCCGTGCTCACGACATCCCGGGCCGGATGGAAGATCGTGATCGGACATCATCCGGTCTATGCGTTCACGGCGAAGAACGTCAATGAACGGCTCGATATGGAGAAAAGGGTGGGGACCCTCGTCGAGAAACACGGGGCGGATCTCTATATCTGCGGTCATATCCACAGTTTTCAGTTCATCCGTCCTGAGGGTTGTAAAGCGAATTACGTGGTGAATCCTTCGGCCCATACGAGTCGTCCCGTGGAGCCGACGGACGGGACGCTGGCCTGTGAGAATGCTCCGGGATTCACGGTCTATTCCGTCTCGAAGGATACGCTCGACTTTTACTTTGTCGACGATAAGGGAAAAGTGGGTTATACGACGAAAATCGGGAAATAA
- a CDS encoding TonB-dependent receptor, protein MRTKLLTLLSTVLFAGNLAAQNATITGIVTGKDTKNYLVGASVLVKGTTKGTVADANGQYKLLVPVGKQTIEFSFIGYQTQTREIEFKANEVQTLNIELVPDAVQLEGLVVSTQAKGQMAAIRRQVNAPGILNVVSEEKLRELPDVNVADAIGRLPGLMIQRDGGEGQKIVIRGLDPKYNAVAINGMSAPATSTTDRSTDLNMISPDMIAGAEVLKANTADKDADGMGGTVNLIMKDAPSGMKLSGMFETGYHSQKNGWGRYKGSLSFSDRFFKDKLGVIMAASADKTDRSNDTFRANYDVSGNEITPGKNYTQPWLTSTILQSNLEDRQRYNVNLNLDWKMRNGSKIKMTNLFSRMNRDRDIREKYYDLSGSRLRFSQDDVESNTSNLTNILQGDFNIGNSTLNVGAGRSQVMNRTPYQHTMEFRVDAPFLVNLSALSYLAPYLIMDERFVDESDIDKFYLYETSMEKESTKETEYTAWLDWKTPFSFGDKVSGYIKLGGKFREKERKLETARSYGRMDLASGFEPVFENMPDLARSSFRDLIGIRSFLDDDFKSREFLNGKYPNLRYDFALSDGAMQNFYNTNKDVLEYTPTSKVRRDYSGREELWAAYLMAELNLGKYITFIPGVRYDYSYLRYKAYSGNNIPDGESKYYDLDIDQTVDSERFGYWLPQIHLRIKPLDGLDIRLAYTKTLSRPDYDLIAPRTIIRPTVNEVSWNRTNLKPVLSTNYDVILSYFSPDYGLFTVSGFYKKIKNFIYTRSAYLLTDTGTDPSNFGLTANEAGFNITYPLNSPYTADLKGLEFDVQLQFRRMNNFLKGLVFSANMTLMDSKMYYFETLKSREKNPNYVTGSTTEKPFVSVNKDVVYVDRLLNQPSLLFNISLGYDYKRFSGRISCNYQDGVLISEQHRQDRADVESTRVFTKWDAQLRYNATKNLSVYFMMSNFTNSSDRKRRDITNFPTRVEYYGSTFYLGLRYDLFK, encoded by the coding sequence ATGAGAACAAAACTATTAACCTTGTTGTCAACTGTTCTGTTCGCAGGGAATCTTGCGGCTCAGAATGCGACGATTACGGGTATCGTTACCGGTAAGGATACCAAGAACTATCTGGTCGGTGCGAGTGTCCTGGTCAAAGGTACCACGAAAGGCACCGTGGCCGATGCCAACGGGCAGTATAAACTGCTCGTGCCGGTAGGGAAACAGACCATCGAGTTCTCCTTTATCGGTTATCAGACCCAGACCCGCGAAATCGAGTTCAAGGCTAACGAAGTGCAGACGTTGAATATCGAGTTGGTGCCCGATGCCGTTCAGCTGGAGGGCCTCGTGGTGAGTACGCAGGCCAAGGGACAGATGGCGGCGATCCGGCGCCAGGTGAATGCTCCGGGTATTCTGAACGTCGTGTCGGAGGAGAAGCTGCGCGAGTTGCCCGACGTCAATGTGGCCGATGCCATCGGCCGTCTGCCGGGTCTGATGATCCAGCGCGACGGCGGCGAGGGCCAGAAAATCGTCATCCGAGGTCTGGACCCCAAATACAACGCCGTAGCTATCAACGGCATGAGCGCTCCGGCGACCAGTACCACCGACCGGAGTACCGACCTGAACATGATTTCCCCGGATATGATCGCCGGAGCCGAAGTGCTGAAGGCCAACACGGCGGACAAGGATGCCGACGGTATGGGAGGAACCGTGAACCTGATCATGAAGGACGCCCCGAGCGGTATGAAACTGAGCGGCATGTTCGAAACCGGTTACCATTCGCAGAAGAACGGATGGGGCCGCTATAAGGGGAGCCTCTCGTTCAGCGACCGTTTCTTCAAAGACAAGCTGGGCGTTATCATGGCCGCCAGTGCGGACAAGACCGACCGGAGCAACGACACCTTCCGGGCGAACTACGATGTCAGCGGAAACGAAATCACTCCCGGCAAGAACTATACGCAGCCGTGGCTTACGAGTACCATTCTCCAGTCGAATCTCGAAGACCGTCAGCGTTACAACGTGAATCTGAACCTCGACTGGAAGATGCGCAACGGTTCGAAGATCAAAATGACCAACCTGTTCAGCCGCATGAACCGCGACCGTGATATCCGGGAAAAATATTACGATCTGAGCGGCAGCCGTCTGCGGTTTTCGCAGGACGACGTCGAATCGAATACCTCGAACCTGACCAATATCCTTCAGGGCGATTTCAACATAGGAAACTCCACGCTGAACGTCGGTGCGGGACGCAGCCAGGTCATGAACAGGACTCCTTACCAGCATACGATGGAGTTCCGAGTGGACGCTCCGTTCCTCGTAAACCTGAGCGCACTTTCCTATCTGGCTCCCTATCTGATCATGGACGAACGGTTCGTGGACGAGAGTGACATCGACAAGTTCTATCTGTATGAGACTTCCATGGAGAAAGAGTCCACCAAAGAGACGGAATACACCGCCTGGCTCGACTGGAAAACCCCGTTCTCTTTCGGTGATAAGGTGAGCGGTTATATCAAGTTGGGAGGCAAATTCCGCGAAAAGGAAAGGAAGCTGGAGACGGCCCGTTCCTACGGTCGTATGGACCTGGCCTCGGGTTTCGAACCCGTATTCGAGAACATGCCGGATCTGGCGCGTTCCTCGTTCCGGGACCTGATCGGTATCCGCAGTTTCCTGGATGACGACTTCAAGTCCAGGGAGTTCCTGAACGGGAAATACCCCAACCTGCGTTACGATTTCGCACTGAGCGACGGAGCCATGCAGAATTTTTACAATACGAACAAGGACGTGCTGGAATACACTCCCACTTCGAAAGTGCGTAGGGACTATTCCGGTCGTGAAGAGCTGTGGGCCGCTTATCTGATGGCCGAACTGAATCTGGGCAAATACATCACCTTTATTCCCGGCGTGCGTTACGACTACTCTTATCTGCGTTACAAGGCATACAGCGGGAACAACATTCCGGACGGCGAATCTAAATACTACGATCTGGACATCGATCAGACGGTCGATTCGGAGCGTTTCGGATACTGGCTGCCCCAGATACACCTGCGGATCAAACCCCTCGACGGTCTGGATATCCGCCTGGCCTACACGAAGACACTGTCCCGTCCCGATTACGACCTGATTGCCCCGAGAACCATTATCCGGCCCACGGTCAATGAGGTTTCGTGGAACCGCACCAACCTCAAACCGGTGCTTTCCACCAACTACGACGTCATTCTCTCGTATTTCTCGCCCGATTACGGATTGTTTACCGTCAGCGGTTTCTACAAGAAGATCAAGAATTTCATCTATACCCGTTCCGCCTATTTGCTGACCGATACCGGTACCGATCCGTCGAATTTCGGACTGACTGCCAACGAAGCGGGCTTCAACATCACCTATCCGCTGAACAGCCCTTACACGGCCGATCTGAAGGGACTCGAATTCGACGTGCAGTTGCAGTTCCGCCGGATGAACAATTTCCTGAAAGGATTGGTATTCAGCGCCAACATGACTTTGATGGATTCGAAAATGTACTATTTCGAAACTTTGAAATCGAGGGAGAAAAACCCGAATTATGTGACCGGAAGCACGACGGAGAAGCCGTTCGTTTCGGTCAACAAGGATGTCGTGTATGTCGACCGTCTGCTGAATCAGCCTTCGCTGCTGTTCAACATCTCGCTGGGTTACGACTACAAGCGTTTTTCGGGCCGTATCTCCTGTAACTACCAGGACGGTGTGCTGATCTCGGAACAGCACCGTCAGGACCGGGCCGACGTGGAATCGACTCGCGTATTCACCAAATGGGACGCCCAGTTGCGCTACAACGCGACCAAGAATCTTTCGGTCTATTTCATGATGTCCAACTTCACCAACTCGTCCGATCGCAAGCGCCGGGACATCACCAACTTCCCGACCCGTGTGGAATACTATGGTTCCACGTTCTATCTCGGGCTGAGGTATGATCTTTTCAAATAA